One stretch of Pseudoalteromonas shioyasakiensis DNA includes these proteins:
- the ybeY gene encoding rRNA maturation RNase YbeY, with product MTELDLQIACEFDDLPSFEQFQLWADKALSNYREDAELTIVISDEAQSQQLNNDYRGKDKPTNVLSFPFEAPPGIELPLVGDLIICPAIVLAESIEQEKTFHDHFAHMVIHGCLHLLGFDHIKDEDALEMESIEKQLLADLNIADPYRDDI from the coding sequence GTGACCGAATTAGATTTACAAATAGCCTGTGAGTTTGACGACTTACCAAGCTTTGAACAATTCCAGCTGTGGGCTGACAAAGCCCTTAGCAATTACCGTGAAGATGCAGAGCTGACCATAGTGATCAGTGATGAAGCGCAAAGCCAGCAGCTCAACAATGATTACCGCGGCAAAGATAAACCGACTAATGTCTTATCTTTTCCATTTGAAGCACCACCGGGCATTGAGTTACCTTTAGTAGGTGATTTAATCATTTGTCCGGCCATTGTTTTAGCCGAATCAATTGAGCAAGAAAAGACCTTTCACGACCATTTTGCCCATATGGTTATCCATGGATGCTTGCATTTACTTGGATTTGACCATATAAAGGACGAAGATGCACTTGAAATGGAAAGCATAGAAAAGCAATTACTTGCCGATCTGAACATCGCTGACCCATATCGAGACGATATTTAA
- the corC gene encoding CNNM family magnesium/cobalt transport protein CorC (CorC(YbeX) belongs to the Cyclin M Mg2+ Exporter (CNNM) family, and was characterized as belonging to a set of three proteins, at least one of which must be present for CorA to function.) → MSDDNSQTSQGSSGKTWLGRIAQMLQGEPQNREELVEVIADAQERDLIDPETKDMIEGVLGVSELKVRDIMIPRSQMVTLEVDTPLEELLPMMVDSTHSRFPVVCEDKDHVEGILLAKDLLPLIINKDDQLPSLREYLRPAVVVPESKRVDTLLNEFRQQRYHMAIVIDEYGGVSGLVTIEDILEIIVGEIEDEHDESEDLQDIRQVAKHVYAVQALTEVDDFNEYFKTGYSTSDADTIGGIVLHAFGHMPSRGETIEVEGLHFKVTNSDNRRILQLQVTIPKADDNDSEETAN, encoded by the coding sequence ATGAGCGACGACAACTCGCAAACTAGCCAGGGTTCTTCTGGCAAAACGTGGCTGGGCCGCATAGCCCAAATGTTGCAAGGGGAACCCCAGAATAGAGAAGAGCTGGTAGAAGTAATTGCCGATGCGCAAGAACGCGACCTTATCGACCCTGAAACCAAAGACATGATTGAAGGGGTACTAGGTGTATCAGAGCTAAAAGTGCGTGACATCATGATCCCACGCTCGCAAATGGTGACCTTAGAGGTTGATACACCTTTAGAAGAACTATTGCCTATGATGGTTGATTCAACACATTCACGCTTTCCAGTGGTGTGTGAAGACAAAGACCATGTTGAAGGTATTTTATTAGCAAAAGATTTATTACCACTGATCATCAATAAAGATGATCAACTACCTTCATTACGTGAATATTTACGCCCTGCGGTTGTAGTGCCTGAGAGTAAACGTGTTGACACGCTCCTAAATGAGTTTCGTCAACAACGTTACCACATGGCTATCGTTATTGATGAGTATGGTGGTGTGTCTGGTCTTGTAACTATCGAAGATATTCTTGAAATCATCGTTGGTGAAATCGAAGACGAGCACGATGAAAGTGAAGACCTACAAGATATTCGCCAAGTTGCAAAGCACGTTTACGCTGTGCAAGCACTGACTGAAGTTGATGACTTTAACGAATATTTTAAAACCGGTTACAGCACCTCTGATGCTGACACCATAGGTGGTATTGTTTTACATGCATTTGGCCATATGCCAAGCCGTGGTGAAACCATCGAAGTAGAAGGCTTACACTTTAAAGTCACTAACTCAGATAACCGCCGCATCTTACAATTGCAAGTCACCATTCCAAAGGCTGATGATAACGACAGTGAAGAAACTGCTAACTAA
- the lnt gene encoding apolipoprotein N-acyltransferase — translation MKKLLTNLSHLAKDKKAWLALVAGLFLTLSYAPYNLWFITFLSLGALLYCINPLANGKLAAKQSAKYGFIFGLGWFGAGISWVHVSIATFGGMPLIASLSLMVLLCAYLALYPALAAWLTTRLAKGPYSFICWLLAAIATTEYLRGTLLTGFPWLSFGYTQTDSPLNFLAPVIGEFGITLVCMLIAFALYRIAYKDAKPLIASVALLAGLCTIANSNQLHYQDKTIKTVLVQGNIKQHLRFEPSEFWTTMSKYQDMTRLHWNADLIVWPEAAVPELEALSTEYLTGLNSAATFNNTALITGIVDYQYDTRNIFNTLIVLGKKEQEDSEGDYQYLGKNRYQKHQLLPIGEFVPFQDFLRPIAPLFDLPMSSFTRGDEVQNNLRANSLNILPAICYEIAFADLVRGNYRSDSDILFTVSNDAWFGDSHGPHQHMQIARMRALELQRPLIRVTNNGISAVYDPIAKSQLAMPQFKADVLEANITLIKGDSIYSQYGNWPVWAVVILLSTVGLILRLKK, via the coding sequence GTGAAGAAACTGCTAACTAACCTAAGCCACCTTGCAAAAGATAAAAAAGCCTGGCTCGCACTTGTTGCGGGCCTCTTTTTAACCTTAAGTTACGCACCCTATAACCTATGGTTTATAACTTTTCTTTCTCTTGGTGCCCTGCTCTACTGCATAAACCCACTCGCAAACGGTAAATTAGCTGCTAAACAAAGTGCTAAATATGGCTTTATATTTGGTTTAGGCTGGTTTGGCGCCGGCATAAGTTGGGTTCATGTATCAATAGCGACCTTTGGTGGTATGCCGTTAATAGCATCACTATCATTAATGGTGCTGCTATGTGCTTATTTAGCTCTGTATCCTGCATTAGCCGCTTGGCTGACTACACGCCTTGCTAAAGGCCCATATAGCTTTATCTGTTGGTTACTAGCCGCTATAGCAACCACAGAGTACTTACGTGGCACATTGCTGACAGGCTTTCCTTGGCTTAGTTTTGGTTACACGCAAACAGACAGCCCACTTAATTTTTTAGCGCCCGTAATTGGCGAGTTCGGTATCACGCTTGTATGCATGTTAATTGCGTTTGCCTTATATCGTATAGCATACAAAGATGCTAAACCACTTATCGCCTCTGTGGCTCTTTTAGCAGGCTTATGTACGATTGCAAACAGCAATCAGCTTCACTACCAAGACAAAACTATTAAAACTGTACTGGTGCAGGGTAATATTAAACAGCATCTTCGCTTTGAGCCGTCTGAGTTTTGGACGACGATGAGCAAATACCAAGATATGACTCGCCTACATTGGAATGCAGATTTAATTGTCTGGCCAGAGGCAGCAGTCCCCGAGCTTGAAGCATTATCAACCGAGTATTTAACAGGCCTCAATAGTGCTGCAACGTTTAATAACACTGCACTTATTACCGGCATCGTCGATTACCAATACGACACGCGTAACATTTTTAATACTTTGATTGTGCTGGGTAAAAAAGAACAAGAAGACAGTGAGGGTGATTATCAGTATTTAGGTAAAAACCGCTACCAAAAGCATCAGTTATTACCCATTGGTGAGTTTGTGCCGTTTCAAGATTTTCTGCGCCCAATCGCACCACTGTTTGACTTGCCGATGTCATCTTTCACCCGTGGTGATGAAGTGCAAAACAATTTACGCGCAAATAGCTTAAATATCTTGCCGGCTATTTGCTATGAAATTGCCTTTGCCGATTTAGTTCGTGGTAATTATCGCAGCGATTCTGATATCTTATTTACGGTTAGTAATGATGCGTGGTTTGGAGACTCTCATGGCCCACATCAGCATATGCAAATAGCGCGTATGCGCGCCCTAGAATTACAGCGCCCGTTAATTCGAGTTACTAACAATGGTATTAGTGCCGTTTACGACCCCATCGCTAAATCACAATTAGCTATGCCGCAATTTAAAGCGGATGTACTCGAAGCCAATATCACTTTAATTAAAGGTGATAGTATTTACAGCCAATATGGTAATTGGCCAGTATGGGCCGTAGTCATATTACTCAGTACTGTTGGTTTGATTTTAAGACTCAAAAAATAA